The following proteins come from a genomic window of Pseudomonas putida:
- a CDS encoding DUF2599 domain-containing protein: MDTRYLCGALLVALSPAWADPQPITHLDPIQTLQRINRNYNTVTDACREPDTLAPRGHYYCSGVTLRMVDDGNFNPWDYSPFAVKTGATSFSWIRRDLSTSRLIRPAGYILRTPMDARELGLPVMEKGFVCIYSFDGFTGPERKWYGCGRYGYPLPANHLKNSATSPPNRNAALAYGNCDTRGVDTAQQWRKNYRYARNDMNSIQVTQCSWNAEQPSDWNAMIDVHENPRTIGKDTFARKELFNEFLLSNVEPAQQQSPDDGSARLPYIDAVIWDVNSTYVANTRGDVKKPKPTKGLEPARSFQRKLYAQGYAVPILRLNFNKPAAQRFGFVEQDQVVPLGAKQASADGYIESAQWLLRLDPGSGRQEWTLKVVPTSAGTQAQSTLQQAIYDELQALRGQDPQWRENERSPGSMRQQLECLVSNYPEKKQWNLEPFRPTVSADDAAKAHCNPVLPVTSELIERSSWNTFTDRSSGKVQWGLQVIPTRAGRSAPNEALYQELVRLRGDDIEWKERAAGSMRAQLACLQNNFRSKAQWHLEPHRPAVSAEKTKAQGCNPT; encoded by the coding sequence ATGGATACCCGTTACCTTTGCGGTGCGCTGCTCGTGGCCCTATCCCCTGCCTGGGCCGATCCGCAGCCAATAACCCACCTTGACCCGATACAAACGCTGCAGCGTATCAACCGCAACTACAACACGGTGACCGATGCCTGCCGGGAGCCAGATACGCTGGCACCGCGGGGCCACTACTACTGCAGTGGCGTAACATTGCGCATGGTCGACGATGGCAATTTCAACCCATGGGACTACAGCCCCTTTGCTGTCAAGACGGGCGCCACATCATTCAGCTGGATCCGCCGCGACTTGAGCACCAGCCGCCTCATACGCCCCGCCGGATACATCCTGCGTACGCCCATGGACGCGCGGGAGTTGGGCCTGCCAGTCATGGAGAAGGGGTTCGTGTGCATCTATAGCTTCGACGGCTTCACAGGCCCCGAACGCAAATGGTACGGATGCGGCCGTTATGGCTACCCCCTGCCAGCAAACCATCTGAAAAATTCGGCAACCTCCCCGCCTAACCGCAACGCAGCACTTGCCTATGGCAACTGCGATACGCGAGGTGTCGATACCGCGCAGCAATGGCGCAAAAACTACCGCTACGCACGTAACGACATGAATAGCATCCAGGTAACTCAATGCTCCTGGAATGCCGAGCAGCCGTCGGACTGGAACGCGATGATCGATGTTCACGAAAACCCCAGGACCATCGGCAAGGACACGTTTGCCCGCAAGGAATTGTTCAACGAGTTCTTGCTGAGCAACGTGGAACCGGCACAACAGCAATCACCAGACGATGGCAGTGCACGCCTGCCCTACATCGACGCGGTGATCTGGGATGTCAACAGCACCTACGTCGCCAACACTCGCGGCGATGTCAAGAAGCCCAAACCTACCAAAGGGCTGGAACCTGCGCGCAGCTTCCAGCGCAAGCTCTACGCCCAGGGCTACGCTGTTCCGATCCTTCGTCTGAACTTCAACAAACCCGCTGCTCAACGGTTTGGTTTCGTCGAACAAGACCAGGTCGTGCCATTGGGCGCCAAACAGGCCAGCGCGGATGGTTACATTGAGTCGGCGCAATGGCTACTGCGCCTGGACCCTGGCAGCGGTCGCCAGGAGTGGACGCTCAAGGTGGTGCCCACTTCAGCCGGCACGCAGGCTCAAAGCACGCTTCAGCAGGCCATTTACGACGAACTGCAAGCCCTGCGAGGCCAAGATCCACAATGGCGGGAAAATGAACGCAGCCCCGGCAGCATGCGCCAGCAACTCGAGTGTCTGGTGAGCAATTACCCCGAGAAGAAGCAATGGAACCTGGAACCCTTCCGCCCCACCGTAAGTGCCGACGACGCGGCAAAGGCGCACTGTAATCCGGTGCTGCCTGTGACCTCGGAACTGATTGAACGCTCATCGTGGAACACGTTTACCGACAGGAGCAGCGGCAAGGTGCAGTGGGGGCTGCAGGTCATTCCCACTCGGGCCGGACGCTCGGCCCCCAACGAGGCTCTCTACCAGGAACTGGTGCGTCTGCGTGGCGACGATATCGAGTGGAAGGAACGCGCGGCAGGCAGTATGCGCGCGCAATTGGCTTGTCTGCAGAACAATTTCCGCAGCAAGGCACAGTGGCATCTTGAGCCCCACCGTCCTGCAGTGAGTGCTGAAAAAACCAAGGCCCAAGGGTGCAACCCAACATGA
- a CDS encoding DUF2599 domain-containing protein, with translation MNILAGKVAPVLFIPLITFTVSVQAASCESVVSEITRWYNNTPSACGNDPAVDCSGVMMRATHRWDEAGARQPQRYDVWNPSPASQTSGGVSVSWMRSDRIGYEDPGLNANNGIIFTPRQFVERPLSKLDVYCAYPIDAWTDYRAERGCGDNRQTSNVEKSCQALGINDLNGWKQHYEALGGSSDRQVRHKRQCAFSMRGSMSRTERRDAFEQFIKARKSIAGRTEGRQVQTELRVVTWGADKAPVAAFFYSEARGRKDAMKNQFDYYQKTGRWVPTVKMDFPKNADSKARFACEATAQHKDLPRPVKVSAKSCDGFIQTAKWIQRDDPKLGKGVWTLSVTPTDCGRRIKSDQTDAMYAELVRKYGADPRWSGAKYGGGMRRQLVCHLTHVSKGQEVRYKPVYNLEPSRPDVSHDQSLAQGCNPYPAVPYL, from the coding sequence ATGAATATATTGGCAGGTAAAGTCGCGCCCGTGTTATTTATTCCTCTCATCACTTTTACAGTGTCCGTACAGGCTGCTAGTTGTGAGTCTGTAGTGTCGGAAATTACCCGGTGGTACAACAATACGCCGTCCGCTTGCGGTAACGACCCTGCGGTTGACTGCTCCGGTGTGATGATGCGAGCGACGCATCGATGGGATGAAGCCGGCGCAAGGCAGCCACAGCGTTATGACGTGTGGAACCCTAGCCCGGCCTCGCAGACTTCCGGGGGTGTTTCGGTGTCCTGGATGCGCAGTGATCGAATCGGTTACGAGGACCCCGGGCTGAACGCTAACAACGGCATTATTTTTACGCCGCGCCAGTTTGTTGAACGACCACTATCCAAACTTGATGTTTATTGTGCTTACCCCATTGATGCGTGGACGGATTATCGGGCTGAACGCGGCTGTGGCGATAACAGGCAAACATCAAACGTTGAAAAAAGTTGCCAGGCACTCGGTATCAACGACCTCAATGGCTGGAAACAGCACTACGAGGCTTTGGGCGGTAGTTCAGACCGCCAAGTGCGCCACAAACGCCAGTGTGCCTTCAGCATGCGCGGCAGCATGTCCCGCACCGAACGCCGGGATGCGTTTGAGCAATTTATCAAAGCGCGCAAATCGATCGCCGGCAGAACCGAAGGCCGACAGGTGCAGACGGAGTTGAGGGTGGTTACCTGGGGTGCCGATAAGGCCCCGGTGGCGGCATTCTTTTACAGCGAGGCGCGCGGCAGGAAGGATGCCATGAAGAATCAGTTCGACTATTACCAGAAAACCGGCAGGTGGGTGCCCACCGTGAAAATGGATTTCCCCAAGAACGCCGACAGCAAAGCCCGATTTGCCTGCGAGGCGACAGCTCAGCACAAGGACCTGCCAAGGCCGGTGAAGGTCTCGGCGAAATCGTGCGACGGCTTTATTCAGACAGCCAAGTGGATCCAGCGTGATGACCCGAAACTGGGTAAAGGCGTGTGGACGCTTTCGGTTACGCCTACTGATTGTGGGCGCAGGATCAAGAGCGATCAGACGGACGCCATGTATGCCGAGCTGGTGCGCAAGTATGGTGCCGACCCGCGTTGGAGTGGTGCCAAATATGGAGGCGGCATGCGGCGCCAGTTGGTATGTCACCTGACCCATGTCTCCAAAGGCCAAGAAGTGCGCTACAAACCGGTCTACAACCTGGAACCGTCAAGACCTGACGTTAGCCACGATCAGTCATTAGCGCAGGGCTGCAACCCGTATCCGGCAGTTCCCTACCTGTGA
- the pnuC gene encoding nicotinamide riboside transporter PnuC produces MSGLELIAAILGTAAVWLTVKQNAWCWPVGLVMVLIYGWLFFDVKLYSGMLLQGAYAVLQLYGWWQWKRPGRAEDARVVSHLPGHAVLIGLALGLLLSVALGAAMAYWTDAVLPWLDATLTGFSLVAQVWMAQKRVQCWPLWVVVDVVYVGQYLHQQLYFTAGFFALLTLIAVRGWLEWRHDPALRANEVQP; encoded by the coding sequence ATGTCCGGCCTCGAACTCATCGCCGCCATCCTCGGCACCGCCGCCGTGTGGCTCACCGTCAAACAGAATGCCTGGTGCTGGCCGGTGGGCCTGGTCATGGTGCTCATTTATGGCTGGTTGTTCTTCGATGTGAAGCTGTACTCGGGCATGCTGCTGCAAGGAGCCTACGCGGTGTTGCAACTGTACGGCTGGTGGCAATGGAAACGCCCGGGCCGCGCCGAGGATGCTCGTGTGGTGTCGCACCTGCCCGGCCATGCGGTGCTCATCGGGCTGGCGCTCGGCCTGTTGCTCAGCGTTGCACTCGGCGCAGCCATGGCCTACTGGACCGATGCTGTCCTGCCCTGGCTGGATGCCACGCTGACCGGCTTCAGCCTGGTCGCGCAAGTGTGGATGGCGCAGAAACGCGTGCAATGCTGGCCGCTTTGGGTGGTGGTCGACGTGGTCTATGTCGGCCAGTACCTGCACCAGCAGCTGTATTTCACGGCCGGCTTCTTCGCCTTGCTGACCCTCATCGCCGTGCGTGGCTGGCTGGAGTGGCGCCATGACCCTGCGCTGCGGGCAAACGAGGTGCAGCCATGA
- a CDS encoding AAA family ATPase: MKVLVLCGPESTGKSWLSGEIQAHFGGVVVSEYVRYFIDQQCRDTCYADITPIARGQLAWEDQAREMAPPLLILDTHLLSNMLWSQALFQDCPPWLEQALLARHYDLHLLLSPQGVGWVADGQRSQPDLADRQAFFDDSLQWLQRHQQRLEIIDGHWSQRSASALRAVQHLLLGTTAHCPTEC, from the coding sequence ATGAAGGTCCTGGTACTGTGCGGCCCTGAGTCCACCGGCAAAAGCTGGCTAAGCGGCGAAATCCAGGCGCACTTTGGCGGTGTGGTGGTCAGCGAGTACGTGCGGTATTTCATCGACCAGCAATGCCGCGACACCTGCTATGCCGATATCACCCCCATCGCCCGCGGCCAGTTGGCCTGGGAGGACCAGGCCCGGGAGATGGCGCCGCCGTTGCTGATCCTCGATACCCACCTGCTCAGCAATATGCTTTGGAGCCAAGCGCTGTTCCAGGATTGCCCACCCTGGCTTGAACAGGCCTTGCTTGCACGCCACTACGACCTGCATCTGCTGCTCAGTCCGCAAGGGGTTGGCTGGGTTGCCGATGGCCAGCGCAGCCAGCCCGACCTGGCTGACCGCCAGGCATTCTTCGATGACAGCCTGCAATGGCTGCAGCGCCATCAGCAAAGGCTGGAAATCATTGACGGCCACTGGTCCCAGCGTAGCGCCTCAGCATTACGTGCCGTGCAACACCTGCTGCTGGGCACAACTGCGCACTGCCCCACCGAGTGTTAA
- a CDS encoding C39 family peptidase, with the protein MRMIALAVLLGMAGVSEAAQMPLSVLPGGAVIYKPIQSIRERKFADLVQQKTDFSCGAASLATILRQAYWLDVDEQHVIEGMLAHADQDLVRTQGFSMLDMKRYVESLGMRARGYRVAPDTLHSIRIPVVVLMDIRGYKHFVVMQKVDKGWVYIGDPVLGHKRFKIDDFVKGWNGIIFAVIGQGYDKSNILLDPPLPLSAKNRVSNFTPVQDAELMDFGFIQSDFF; encoded by the coding sequence ATGCGCATGATCGCCTTGGCAGTGTTGCTGGGCATGGCCGGTGTCAGCGAAGCAGCCCAGATGCCATTGTCCGTGCTACCGGGTGGCGCGGTGATCTACAAACCCATCCAGAGCATCCGCGAACGCAAGTTCGCTGACCTGGTACAGCAGAAAACCGACTTCAGTTGCGGTGCGGCCTCACTGGCAACCATCCTGCGTCAGGCCTATTGGCTGGACGTCGACGAACAGCACGTAATAGAAGGCATGCTGGCACACGCTGACCAGGACCTGGTCCGCACCCAAGGCTTCTCGATGCTCGACATGAAGCGCTACGTGGAAAGCCTGGGCATGCGCGCTCGCGGCTATCGGGTAGCCCCGGACACCTTGCACAGTATCCGCATACCGGTGGTCGTGCTAATGGACATCCGCGGCTACAAGCACTTCGTAGTAATGCAGAAAGTCGACAAGGGCTGGGTATACATCGGCGACCCGGTATTAGGACACAAGCGCTTCAAGATCGATGACTTCGTCAAAGGCTGGAACGGCATCATATTCGCCGTCATCGGCCAAGGGTACGACAAGAGCAATATCCTGCTTGATCCGCCGCTGCCGCTGAGCGCCAAGAACCGTGTCAGCAACTTCACCCCGGTGCAGGACGCCGAGCTGATGGACTTCGGATTCATCCAAAGCGACTTCTTCTAA
- a CDS encoding transporter translates to MHRLLTFRVIVCLTTLAPATLLQAATDPQVETLKQELMALKERYEAQQNALMVLEQRLRQVEEAPRAPAPKRLTKSPAEGVKGGQTVASGAPGTTGSSYGQSLQEDSEPAQSVSNLYDEASGFFGGGKFSVETGLTYTHYDTRALTLNGFLALDSIFLGNINIDRIKADNWTLDLTARYNVDQRWQFDINVPIVYRESTYSSGGAGGAAGVSSDGTVTRDPALGDINVGVAYKFLDESENWPDAVATLRIKAPTGDDPYGIKLIPVAGNDNLAVPEDLPTGNGVWAITPGISLVKTFDPAVLFASLSYTYNMEDSFSDISPTVNTKVPGDVKLGDSWQIGGGIAFALNEKMSMSFSVTDQFSSKSKIKPDGGDWQSITNSDYNAANFNIGMTFAASNNLTIVPNLAIGLTDDAPDFSFSLKFPYYF, encoded by the coding sequence ATGCACCGTTTGTTGACGTTCAGAGTTATCGTTTGTTTGACAACCTTGGCCCCGGCCACTCTGCTACAGGCGGCAACCGACCCACAGGTCGAAACTCTCAAACAGGAACTGATGGCGCTCAAAGAGCGTTATGAAGCCCAACAGAACGCACTGATGGTACTGGAACAACGCCTGCGCCAGGTGGAGGAGGCGCCGAGAGCTCCAGCGCCAAAGCGCCTGACAAAGTCGCCCGCCGAGGGCGTCAAGGGTGGACAGACCGTGGCATCGGGCGCACCTGGGACCACCGGCAGTTCCTATGGCCAATCGCTGCAGGAAGATTCGGAGCCTGCGCAAAGTGTCTCCAACCTGTACGACGAAGCCAGTGGATTCTTCGGCGGCGGCAAGTTCAGTGTCGAAACCGGGCTGACCTACACCCACTACGACACGCGCGCCCTGACCCTCAACGGTTTCCTCGCCCTCGATTCGATCTTCCTCGGCAACATCAACATCGACCGCATCAAGGCAGACAACTGGACGCTGGACCTGACGGCTCGCTACAACGTCGATCAGCGCTGGCAGTTCGACATCAACGTACCCATTGTCTACCGTGAATCGACCTACTCTTCCGGCGGCGCAGGTGGAGCGGCCGGTGTCAGCTCCGATGGTACCGTTACCCGCGACCCCGCCCTGGGTGATATCAACGTCGGCGTGGCCTACAAGTTCCTGGATGAGTCGGAGAACTGGCCCGACGCAGTCGCCACACTGCGCATCAAGGCGCCCACTGGCGACGACCCCTATGGCATCAAACTCATCCCGGTTGCCGGTAATGACAACCTCGCTGTCCCTGAGGACTTACCGACCGGCAACGGTGTCTGGGCGATCACGCCCGGTATCTCGCTGGTCAAGACCTTCGACCCGGCAGTGCTGTTCGCCAGCCTGTCCTACACCTACAACATGGAGGACTCGTTCAGCGACATCAGCCCCACGGTCAACACCAAGGTGCCTGGTGACGTGAAACTCGGGGACTCCTGGCAGATCGGCGGCGGCATTGCGTTCGCCTTGAACGAGAAAATGAGCATGTCGTTCTCAGTCACCGATCAGTTCTCGAGCAAGAGCAAGATCAAACCGGACGGTGGTGACTGGCAGTCAATCACCAACAGCGACTACAACGCGGCGAACTTCAACATCGGCATGACCTTCGCGGCCTCCAACAACCTGACCATCGTCCCGAACCTTGCCATCGGCCTGACCGACGATGCCCCGGACTTTTCCTTCAGCCTGAAGTTCCCTTACTACTTCTGA
- a CDS encoding LTA synthase family protein produces MKNLHGHTHTRLVALATLVMVIPLAARTLLGWSNPLGYLSDLALGSLLVLLLHRRPWWLATPVLLAWAALWVASAELVSAVGRLPTSADLGYLFDTQFMENSTDGGLANTWLPWVLGAGLLVWARSAWRSRTTPDAPLGPKALAIPLTLFGLHWGAQHLAPSEAEQWRQYNLPHQLLSVGVGTLQHKALSWAGQTQPITPLPSAGLTQSDLNGQKLASGRARNLLVITLEGIPGAYVRPNRQALHSRFDENLMPNLSRWAERGMNTPDYVLHTHQTIRGLYAMLCGDYDKLANGTPKGMELLTQHQRNQACLPAQLRQAGFTTHYLQGAGLRFMAKDRIMPHIGFDSVHGLEWFSNENYLQFPWGKDDRAFFEGALDYVGQLRQQDRPWMLTLLTVGTHQPYSAPAQYLERHDTAKQAAVAYLDDAIGAFLDNLERQGVLEDTLVVVTSDESHGIDGVRLASSWGFNLTLAPEQAQLPHIKHGTYGHIDLATSLLDYFALPIPAALGGRSLYRNYDTGREMISYTNAMLRYHDGQGVFTECDFQQRCRRYASEGFIAEKAKYLGAGDSRLGAQLGALAGVLDQSLLQTPLNLRYQFGGPSPIQLQARIRDDWADNLIGAQYMEMPGGSRTRVRVKVRALDPQHAAYIQLKAKEREQDVPLGLPAEIRVTAAEPLEMEFGFDNPTQRKAFSFHLLGYGAGEVEVSDFSVITALPGEDETVEDGSQGHIAQSS; encoded by the coding sequence GTGAAAAACCTGCACGGCCATACGCATACCCGGCTCGTAGCCCTTGCGACCCTGGTAATGGTGATACCCCTGGCTGCGCGTACCCTGCTGGGTTGGTCCAACCCGCTGGGCTATCTATCGGACCTTGCCTTGGGCAGCCTGCTGGTGCTGCTGTTGCACCGCAGGCCCTGGTGGCTGGCAACGCCCGTGCTGCTGGCGTGGGCTGCATTATGGGTCGCCTCGGCAGAGTTGGTCAGTGCAGTGGGACGGTTGCCCACCAGTGCCGACCTGGGTTACCTGTTCGATACACAGTTCATGGAAAACTCCACCGACGGCGGACTTGCCAACACCTGGTTGCCTTGGGTCCTGGGCGCTGGCCTGTTGGTTTGGGCGCGCTCTGCCTGGCGCAGCCGCACAACGCCTGACGCACCACTGGGGCCCAAGGCGCTGGCCATACCGCTGACGCTGTTTGGTTTGCACTGGGGCGCTCAGCATCTGGCGCCGTCTGAAGCCGAACAGTGGCGCCAGTACAACCTTCCCCACCAGCTCCTTTCCGTCGGCGTCGGTACGTTGCAGCACAAGGCACTGAGCTGGGCCGGGCAAACGCAACCGATCACGCCCCTGCCCAGTGCCGGCCTTACCCAGTCCGACCTGAACGGCCAGAAGTTGGCAAGCGGCCGTGCCCGCAACCTGCTGGTGATCACCCTCGAAGGCATCCCAGGCGCCTATGTGCGGCCCAACCGTCAGGCCCTGCACAGCCGTTTTGACGAAAACCTGATGCCTAACCTCAGCCGCTGGGCGGAGCGTGGCATGAACACGCCAGACTACGTATTGCATACTCACCAGACGATTCGTGGCCTGTATGCGATGCTTTGCGGTGACTACGACAAGCTTGCCAACGGTACGCCAAAAGGTATGGAGCTGCTCACCCAGCACCAGCGCAACCAGGCTTGCCTGCCAGCCCAGCTGCGCCAAGCCGGCTTCACCACGCATTACCTGCAAGGTGCTGGCCTGCGCTTCATGGCCAAGGACCGCATCATGCCGCACATCGGTTTCGACTCGGTGCACGGCCTGGAATGGTTCAGCAACGAGAATTACCTGCAATTCCCCTGGGGCAAGGATGACCGCGCGTTTTTCGAGGGTGCGCTGGACTACGTAGGCCAGCTCAGGCAACAAGACCGCCCCTGGATGCTTACCCTGCTCACCGTGGGTACCCACCAACCGTATTCGGCGCCCGCTCAATACCTGGAGCGGCATGACACAGCCAAGCAGGCTGCGGTGGCTTATCTGGATGACGCAATCGGTGCTTTCCTCGACAACCTCGAACGCCAAGGCGTGCTGGAAGACACTCTGGTGGTAGTCACCTCCGACGAGTCCCACGGTATCGACGGGGTGCGTCTTGCCTCCTCTTGGGGCTTCAACCTGACCTTGGCCCCGGAGCAGGCGCAGCTACCACATATCAAACATGGCACCTACGGCCATATCGATCTGGCAACGTCCTTGCTCGATTATTTCGCCTTGCCAATACCCGCCGCCTTGGGCGGCCGCTCGCTTTACCGCAATTACGATACTGGTCGCGAGATGATTTCCTACACCAACGCGATGTTGCGCTACCACGATGGCCAGGGCGTGTTCACTGAGTGCGACTTCCAGCAGCGTTGCCGCCGCTATGCCAGCGAGGGCTTCATTGCCGAAAAGGCCAAGTACCTCGGCGCTGGCGACAGCCGACTCGGCGCTCAACTCGGCGCCCTCGCCGGCGTGCTCGACCAGTCCTTGCTGCAAACGCCGCTCAACCTGCGCTATCAGTTCGGCGGCCCCTCGCCCATCCAGCTGCAAGCGCGAATTCGCGATGACTGGGCCGATAACCTGATTGGCGCGCAGTACATGGAGATGCCTGGGGGTTCACGCACGCGGGTAAGGGTCAAGGTACGCGCACTCGACCCACAGCATGCCGCCTACATTCAACTCAAGGCCAAGGAACGGGAGCAGGATGTGCCACTGGGGCTGCCCGCAGAAATTCGCGTGACGGCCGCTGAACCGCTGGAGATGGAGTTCGGCTTCGACAACCCGACGCAGCGCAAGGCGTTTTCATTCCACCTGCTGGGCTATGGCGCAGGGGAAGTCGAAGTCAGCGATTTCAGTGTGATCACGGCGCTGCCAGGGGAAGATGAGACGGTCGAAGATGGTTCGCAGGGGCATATCGCCCAGTCGAGCTGA
- a CDS encoding sigma-54 dependent transcriptional regulator yields MHETASLRRLLIVDPCDDCHRLLPGLENAGWDVHSCSLDLALEHRCDIGLLRLQDSHLRHPDAVKDMIKRSNTEWIAVLNAEQLRMQNVGDFVCEWFFDFHTLPFDVSRVLVTLGRAFGMARLRGKGAVPIDGLKDELLGDSRPILELRKLLGKLAPTESPVLIRGESGTGKELVARTLHRQSQRCEKPFIAINCGAIPEHLIQSELFGHEKGAFTGAHQRKVGRIEAAHGGTLFLDEIGDLPLELQANLLRFLQEKHIERVGGSQPIPVDVRVLAATHVDLERAIEQGRFREDLYYRLNVLQVVTAPLRDRHGDLSMLANHFSHFYSLETGRRPRTFSDHALAAMGRHNWPGNVRELANRVRRGLVLAEGRQIEAQDLGLHVLEQEDLPLGTLEDYKHRAERQALCDVLNRHSNNLSFAAKVLGISRPTFYRLLHKHQIR; encoded by the coding sequence ATGCACGAAACCGCATCCCTTCGTCGCTTGCTCATCGTCGACCCCTGCGACGATTGCCACCGCTTGCTGCCGGGCCTTGAGAATGCCGGTTGGGATGTCCACAGTTGCAGCCTTGACCTGGCGCTGGAGCACCGTTGCGATATCGGCCTGTTGCGCTTGCAGGATTCGCATTTGCGACACCCCGATGCGGTCAAGGACATGATCAAGCGCAGCAACACTGAATGGATCGCGGTACTCAACGCCGAACAACTGCGAATGCAGAACGTGGGTGACTTCGTTTGTGAGTGGTTCTTCGATTTCCATACCTTGCCCTTCGATGTCTCTCGGGTGCTGGTGACGTTGGGACGCGCGTTTGGCATGGCTCGCTTGCGAGGCAAGGGGGCGGTGCCGATCGATGGCCTCAAGGACGAGTTGCTCGGCGACAGTCGACCGATTCTCGAATTGCGCAAACTGCTGGGCAAGCTGGCCCCAACCGAATCACCCGTGCTGATTCGCGGGGAAAGCGGTACAGGCAAGGAGCTGGTCGCTCGTACTCTGCATCGGCAATCGCAACGCTGCGAAAAGCCGTTTATCGCAATCAATTGCGGTGCGATACCCGAGCACCTGATCCAGTCGGAGCTGTTCGGGCATGAGAAAGGAGCTTTTACTGGCGCCCACCAGCGCAAGGTCGGCCGCATCGAAGCGGCCCATGGCGGCACCTTGTTCCTCGACGAAATTGGTGACCTGCCGTTGGAGTTACAGGCTAACCTGCTGCGGTTTCTGCAGGAAAAGCACATCGAACGGGTAGGTGGAAGCCAGCCGATACCGGTCGATGTGCGGGTGCTGGCGGCGACGCACGTGGACCTGGAGCGTGCCATCGAACAAGGCCGCTTTCGCGAAGACCTGTACTACCGGCTAAATGTCTTGCAGGTGGTGACGGCGCCTCTGCGAGACCGGCATGGTGACCTGTCGATGCTGGCCAACCATTTTTCTCATTTCTATAGCCTGGAAACAGGCCGCAGGCCGCGCACATTCAGTGATCACGCTTTGGCTGCAATGGGCCGCCATAATTGGCCGGGCAATGTGCGGGAGCTGGCCAACCGGGTGCGTCGGGGGCTGGTGCTGGCAGAAGGGCGACAGATCGAGGCCCAAGACCTTGGCCTGCATGTGCTGGAACAGGAAGATCTGCCGTTGGGTACCCTGGAAGACTACAAGCACCGGGCAGAACGTCAGGCTTTGTGTGATGTGCTCAACAGGCACAGCAACAACCTGAGCTTTGCCGCAAAGGTGCTCGGAATATCACGCCCTACGTTTTATCGGCTATTGCACAAGCACCAGATCCGCTGA
- a CDS encoding vWA domain-containing protein: MRAAGKGRVAWLSTLLKGRPRLPKDLCWQQRQGSAAQLWLVIVDASASTRRHQALAQSKGLLAELFDQAYRQRARLALLTASGGAPQWQRHGLKASASLQPWLNALGAGGGTPLIAALEQGRRWLQARQKAHPQEQQRCLVFTDGRLQRSNDLQPMPCATLLVDMEMAPVRLGRARQLATQLQAHYQHIEQFRLKE, encoded by the coding sequence GTGCGCGCGGCGGGGAAAGGCCGAGTAGCCTGGCTTTCGACTTTGCTCAAGGGGCGGCCACGCCTGCCCAAGGACCTTTGCTGGCAACAGCGCCAAGGCAGTGCTGCCCAGCTGTGGCTGGTGATCGTCGATGCCTCGGCCTCCACCCGCCGGCACCAGGCACTGGCACAGAGTAAAGGGCTGCTGGCAGAGTTGTTCGACCAGGCTTATCGTCAGCGCGCCCGGCTAGCCTTGCTGACCGCCAGCGGCGGTGCACCGCAGTGGCAGCGTCATGGCCTGAAAGCCTCGGCGTCACTGCAACCCTGGTTGAACGCATTGGGTGCTGGCGGCGGTACGCCGTTGATCGCAGCCCTGGAGCAGGGCAGACGCTGGCTGCAGGCACGGCAAAAAGCCCATCCGCAAGAGCAGCAGCGCTGTCTGGTATTCACTGATGGACGTCTGCAGCGCTCAAATGATCTGCAGCCGATGCCTTGTGCCACACTATTGGTGGACATGGAAATGGCGCCGGTTCGTCTGGGGCGTGCACGGCAACTGGCCACGCAATTACAAGCACACTATCAGCATATCGAGCAATTCAGGCTAAAAGAGTGA